A portion of the Microbacterium hominis genome contains these proteins:
- a CDS encoding serine hydrolase domain-containing protein, whose product MGDLQKLLDRHREAGTIPGAVALIDRPDAPLDLVTVGSASLGGPALRSDAVFRIMSMTKAVTAVATLRLIERGEFALDDDVSRWLPELADRRVLVHPDAPLHDTVPAGRPITVRHLLTNTSGYGSMMTDSPLARAMLANRTEMGPAPLELAADDWLAALAELPLAFPPGDGWRYHHSFGILGILLSRLTARPLGDHLQEDLFAPLGMVDTGFGTPDAAARRLPAAYRHDGGRLVEIEPAGGGFDAGPPPFDVSHGELVSTVADYHRFLRALRDGELVTPEQGRALASDQVPSHAKTADSFFPGFWEGMGWGYGVGVQTSGPRAGRYGWSGGLGTDFFVDADGTVAILLTQVEMGEAMMPLLTAFQDVV is encoded by the coding sequence ATGGGTGATCTACAGAAGCTGCTCGACCGCCATCGCGAGGCGGGGACGATCCCCGGAGCCGTAGCTCTCATCGACCGCCCCGACGCGCCACTCGACCTCGTGACCGTCGGCTCCGCCTCCCTCGGCGGACCCGCGCTCCGTTCCGATGCCGTCTTCCGCATCATGTCGATGACGAAGGCGGTGACCGCCGTCGCGACGCTGCGCCTCATCGAGCGCGGCGAGTTCGCGCTCGACGATGACGTGTCGCGGTGGCTCCCCGAGCTCGCCGACCGTCGCGTGCTCGTGCATCCGGACGCCCCGCTGCACGACACCGTGCCCGCCGGCCGTCCGATCACGGTGCGGCACCTGCTCACCAACACGAGCGGCTACGGCAGCATGATGACCGACTCGCCGCTCGCGCGCGCCATGCTCGCGAACCGCACCGAGATGGGGCCCGCGCCTCTCGAACTCGCCGCCGATGACTGGCTCGCAGCCCTCGCCGAACTGCCGCTCGCCTTTCCGCCCGGCGACGGATGGCGTTACCACCACTCGTTCGGCATCCTCGGCATCCTTCTCTCGCGCCTGACGGCGCGCCCCCTCGGCGACCACCTGCAGGAGGATCTGTTCGCACCGCTGGGCATGGTCGACACCGGGTTCGGCACGCCGGATGCCGCAGCGCGCCGGTTGCCCGCCGCCTACCGCCACGACGGCGGGCGGCTCGTGGAGATCGAGCCGGCCGGTGGCGGCTTCGATGCCGGCCCACCGCCTTTCGACGTGAGCCACGGCGAGCTCGTGTCGACGGTCGCCGACTACCACCGATTCCTCCGCGCTCTCCGCGACGGGGAGCTCGTCACGCCGGAGCAGGGGCGTGCCCTGGCATCCGATCAGGTTCCGTCCCACGCGAAGACCGCGGACAGCTTCTTCCCTGGATTCTGGGAGGGGATGGGATGGGGGTACGGCGTCGGCGTGCAGACGTCCGGCCCACGAGCCGGCCGTTACGGGTGGTCGGGCGGACTCGGCACGGACTTCTTCGTCGACGCGGACGGCACGGTGGCGATCCTGCTCACCCAGGTCGAGATGGGCGAGGCGATGATGCCCCTGCTCACCGCGTTCCAGGACGTCGTGTAA
- a CDS encoding DNA alkylation repair protein, with product MESPAAFIDRTLRAEASEWRTWADRDASVGGLRVYGASVGAVRGTVRDALRRHRGLEHDDITALASELWATGVFELRLAAIVLLQGQVDSLTGNDLTRIEGFLRDARVSDLIEPLAVDVVRPLLARLTGVEADRARRIVNRWAAADAEGLRAAASLV from the coding sequence GTGGAATCCCCTGCCGCCTTCATTGACCGTACGCTGCGGGCGGAGGCATCCGAGTGGCGCACCTGGGCGGACCGGGACGCGTCGGTCGGCGGGCTGCGGGTGTATGGCGCCTCGGTCGGGGCGGTCCGCGGCACCGTGCGTGACGCGCTGCGGCGCCACCGTGGCCTCGAGCACGACGACATCACCGCACTCGCGTCGGAACTGTGGGCGACGGGTGTCTTCGAGCTTCGCCTCGCGGCGATCGTGCTGCTGCAGGGGCAGGTCGACAGCCTCACCGGCAATGACCTGACCCGCATCGAGGGGTTCCTGCGCGATGCCCGCGTCAGCGATCTCATCGAGCCGCTCGCCGTGGACGTCGTGCGTCCGCTGCTCGCCCGCCTGACGGGCGTCGAGGCCGATCGCGCCCGACGGATCGTGAACCGGTGGGCCGCGGCAGACGCCGAGGGGCTCCGCGCAGCCGCCTCCCTCGTGTGA
- a CDS encoding TraR/DksA family transcriptional regulator, giving the protein MSTDSRAAHGALLAGLRSDAVARRDALSAAAAELRRDRGAETADDEHDPEGVTLSMEWERIEGLRLAAEAELAEIDEALSRWRTGDYGRCEDCGRSIPIERLRVRPAARRCVPCAERAGA; this is encoded by the coding sequence ATGAGCACCGATTCCCGCGCCGCCCATGGCGCGCTTCTCGCGGGGCTGCGGTCCGACGCCGTCGCGCGGCGCGATGCGCTGTCGGCGGCAGCCGCCGAGCTGCGGCGCGATCGCGGTGCCGAGACCGCGGACGACGAGCACGACCCCGAAGGCGTCACGCTGTCGATGGAGTGGGAGCGCATCGAAGGTCTGCGACTCGCCGCCGAGGCCGAGCTCGCCGAGATCGACGAGGCACTCAGTCGTTGGCGCACCGGCGACTACGGTCGCTGCGAGGACTGCGGGCGCAGCATCCCGATCGAACGGCTGCGGGTGAGACCCGCTGCGAGGCGATGCGTGCCCTGCGCGGAGCGGGCCGGCGCCTGA
- a CDS encoding ArsR/SmtB family transcription factor, whose product MVVELGLDDDAIDRLFRALGDATRRDILRRTLTDEWSVSELAASYDMSFAAVQKHVAVLEAAELIVKRAEGRERRVRADPEMIARARELLDRYERLWRSRIDRLDALLAEDAAPRHPSSNDPTDKTEGE is encoded by the coding sequence ATGGTTGTAGAACTAGGACTCGACGATGATGCGATCGACAGGCTCTTCCGGGCACTGGGCGATGCGACGCGACGCGACATCCTCCGCCGCACGCTCACGGACGAGTGGTCGGTCTCAGAGCTCGCCGCCTCGTACGACATGTCGTTCGCGGCGGTGCAGAAGCACGTGGCCGTGCTCGAAGCGGCCGAGCTCATCGTCAAGCGCGCCGAAGGGCGCGAGCGTCGCGTGCGGGCGGATCCCGAGATGATCGCCCGCGCCCGCGAGCTCCTCGACCGCTACGAGCGGCTGTGGCGTTCCCGCATCGACCGCCTCGACGCGCTCCTCGCCGAAGACGCCGCACCGCGGCATCCCTCATCGAACGATCCCACCGACAAGACCGAAGGAGAGTGA
- a CDS encoding SRPBCC family protein, giving the protein MPVTDITTDPEALTMTLTAEFAAPVERLWNAFTQPSQLERFWGPPGWPATFTEFEFVPGGVARYRMTGPAGETSRGGWEFLRIDAPRSFEVLDAFVDEDGKPIEGMPSMRMTFTFEATETGSRMHNVSYFASADALDEVIAMGAVEGSRMAMDQLDAVLQDLRAYSEGKGTRTEILDDTHVRITRLIEGPRDLVWRAHQEPELLQKWLLGPDGWAMTECEVDSRVGGAYKYWWEPVGDTEGQGFGFDGETLVLDAPRRAVTTERMIGTDYPSTTNDLSLYEEDGATLLTLIITYPDSQTRDMVLATGMTDGMEASYARLEGVLV; this is encoded by the coding sequence ATGCCCGTCACCGACATCACCACCGACCCCGAGGCTCTCACGATGACCCTCACCGCGGAGTTCGCCGCCCCCGTCGAGCGGCTCTGGAACGCGTTCACCCAGCCGAGCCAGCTCGAGCGGTTCTGGGGACCTCCCGGGTGGCCGGCCACGTTCACGGAGTTCGAGTTCGTGCCCGGCGGGGTGGCGCGGTACCGCATGACCGGTCCCGCCGGAGAGACCTCGCGCGGGGGCTGGGAGTTCCTGCGGATCGACGCGCCGCGCAGCTTCGAGGTGCTCGACGCCTTCGTCGACGAAGACGGCAAGCCCATCGAGGGGATGCCCTCGATGCGCATGACCTTCACGTTCGAAGCGACCGAGACCGGGTCGCGCATGCACAACGTGAGCTACTTCGCGTCGGCCGACGCGCTCGACGAGGTCATCGCAATGGGCGCTGTCGAGGGCTCCCGCATGGCGATGGATCAGCTCGACGCCGTGCTGCAGGACCTGCGCGCGTATTCCGAGGGCAAGGGAACGCGCACCGAGATCCTCGACGACACCCACGTGCGCATCACGCGGCTCATCGAGGGTCCGCGCGACCTCGTGTGGCGTGCGCACCAGGAGCCCGAGCTGCTGCAGAAGTGGCTGCTCGGCCCCGACGGCTGGGCGATGACGGAGTGCGAGGTCGACTCCCGTGTGGGCGGCGCGTACAAGTACTGGTGGGAGCCGGTCGGCGACACCGAGGGCCAGGGCTTCGGCTTCGACGGCGAGACGCTCGTGCTCGACGCTCCGCGCCGGGCGGTCACGACCGAGCGCATGATCGGCACCGACTACCCGTCGACGACGAACGACCTGTCGCTCTACGAGGAGGACGGCGCCACGCTGCTCACCCTCATCATCACGTATCCCGACAGCCAGACGCGCGACATGGTGCTCGCCACCGGCATGACCGACGGCATGGAGGCCAGCTACGCGCGACTGGAGGGCGTGCTCGTCTGA
- the sufU gene encoding Fe-S cluster assembly sulfur transfer protein SufU has translation MSLESLYQELILDHSKRPHGKGLADEEGRSATSYQRNPICGDEITLRVRLTDAGTVRDITWDGAGCSISQASASMLVALVEEDGGDEGMPPADATALIDGFREALRSRGKIPLDEETFADAAALSGVSKFTARVKCAMLAWVAFEDALARA, from the coding sequence ATGAGCCTCGAGTCGCTCTACCAGGAGCTCATCCTCGACCACTCCAAGCGCCCGCACGGCAAGGGCCTCGCCGACGAGGAGGGCCGCAGCGCCACCTCGTACCAGCGCAACCCGATCTGCGGCGACGAGATCACGCTGCGCGTGCGGCTCACCGACGCCGGCACGGTGCGCGACATCACGTGGGACGGCGCAGGCTGCTCGATCTCGCAGGCCTCGGCCTCGATGCTGGTTGCGCTCGTGGAGGAGGACGGCGGAGACGAGGGGATGCCGCCGGCCGACGCCACCGCCCTGATCGACGGGTTCCGCGAGGCGCTGCGCTCGCGCGGCAAGATCCCGCTCGACGAAGAGACCTTCGCCGACGCCGCGGCCCTGTCAGGAGTCTCGAAGTTCACCGCGCGCGTGAAGTGCGCGATGCTCGCCTGGGTCGCGTTCGAAGACGCCCTCGCCCGCGCCTGA